One Endozoicomonas gorgoniicola DNA window includes the following coding sequences:
- a CDS encoding C2H2-type zinc finger protein, whose protein sequence is MPIYTCSECGNEFPNYGNLKRHVRTHTGEKLCICDVCGKAFAESYNLTTHMRTHTDVKAYKCDLCEKSFTTSAGLTNHMRIHTGVRPYKCNVCGDTFKATSHLSRHKRIHTGEKFRCSVCGSVYSRKDGLKKHMRQRHSAPDTPDITVSIQEPAGIVATTHSLNSDPGSSTETSVSYIRPLNNESPPVRVVTNTTALTETVIVTQRDGKVIVTTEPRTETDPSNSSSQ, encoded by the coding sequence ATGCCAATTTATACATGTTCAGAATGTGGCAACGAGTTTCCGAACTACGGGAATCTCAAGAGGCACGTGCGGACCCATACAGGCGAAAAGTTATGTATCTGTGATGTCTGTGGAAAAGCTTTTGCCGAGTCGTATAATTTAACCACACACATGCGAACCCATACAGACGTAAAGGCATATAAATGTGATCTCTGTGAAAAAAGTTTTACCACATCGGCTGGCTTAACCAACCACATGCGAATTCATACAGGTGTAAGGCCATATAAATGTAATGTCTGTGGAGACACATTTAAAGCGACATCGCATCTCAGTAGACACAAGCGAATCCATACAGGAGAAAAGTTTCGTTGCTCAGTCTGTGGATCTGTTTATTCACGAAAAGATGGGCTCAAAAAGCACATGAGACAGCGTCACTCAGCCCCGGATACGCCTGATATAACCGTATCCATTCAAGAGCCCGCCGGAATAGTCGCAACAACACACTCCCTTAACTCTGACCCAGGCTCCTCCACAGAAACCAGCGTAAGCTATATCAGGCCACTTAATAATGAAAGCCCACCAGTTCGAGTGGTTACTAATACAACTGCGTTAACAGAGACAGTCATTGTCACACAACGTGATGGAAAAGTTATTGTAACTACTGAGCCCCGGACAGAGACTGACCCCAGTAATTCTTCATCGCAATAA